In the genome of Devosia rhizoryzae, the window GGTGAAGAGGTCGTTGCCGATCAGTTCGCCATCAAGGAACGCGATGCCATCGATGCCGCGGATTGCAGGATCGGCCAGCACCACTTCGAGTTGGTCGCCGTTCAAGCGCAGGATGCGCCCGGGATCGCCTTCGGTGAAGCGAAGATCCGAGACGTAGACGGTGCCATCCGGGCTGACGGCGATATCGGAGCAAAAGCCACCATCGGGGAAGGCGTAGGAGGCGGTTTCCTCGGCGGTGGCGAGGTCGAAGACCTTGAGCGTCGGCTGGGGCGCGGAGAACTCACCATTGGAGCAGACATAGGCGCTGTCCTCGTGAGCGAAGACGCCAACAACGACAGGACCAATGCCGGTAATCCAGGGCTCTGCCGTGGTTGCGCCCTTGGCAACGCGGTAGACGGTACCGCCGGTAAAGCTGCCGATCAGCAGATCACCGTCTTTGGTCGAGGAAATGCTTTCCGGAAATACCGCTTCGCCGACCGTGATCGTTTCTTCCTGCGCCCAAGCGGGCGTGCTTGCCAGAAGGACCAGCGTCAGGGCGGCTAGCCGCATATTGCCAAAGTTCATTATAGTCTCCTCAATCGCCAAAGTGCTGACTGTTGCAGCATAAGGGCGACGGCGCCAGCCCTGTAGCGTGATCTAGGCGAAGAGTTGGCGGGGCTGCGACGCCAGCACGACCGCTCCTATGCGGGCTCCGTGGAACTCATACGCGCTTAGCGACAGAGGGTTGAACCCACTGTCGCTAAGCGCTTTTCGCCAAGTCTGACCTGCGATTAGCTGGTCAGCACTATGCGCATCAGGTCCGCCGTGTTCTTGGCGCCGAGCTTTTCCATGACGCGGGCGCGATGGACTTCGATGGTGCGGGGGGAGATGCCCAGTTCGCGGCCGGCTTCCTTGTTGGATTGGCCATTGGTGATGAGCTGGAGCACTTCGCGTTCGCGCGGGGTGAGCTGGGCGAAGCCGCGCACTTCGACGGGGCGGCGGCCGGACTGCATGGCGCCCAGGTGAACGTCCTTGCGCAGGGCATCGCGAATAATGGTCAGCAGATGTTCGCTGTCGATGGGCTTGCTGAGGACGTCCGTCGCCCCCAGCTTCATGGCGGTAACAGCAGCCTCAAGCTGTGGCGCGTTGGAGAGCATGACCACAACGGCGCCATTGCCAAGCGCTTTCGTCCGCCGCAGTAGGCTGAGACCGCTTTCCTCGCCGATGGCGAGATTTATTACAGCTACGTCAGGTTGGCGGCGATCCAGAGCCGTGAGGAAGTGACCGGTATCGAGGGAAAATACTGTCTGAAATCCTTCGAGCCGAAATAATACGCTCAGGGATTCGCAAGTGTGCGGATCGGGATCGACGATATGAACGAGGCGGTCGCGATTCAAAAATGCGTGGTAATAATTGTTTGTAGTCATGCCTAAGGCCCTTCAGCAAGTACTGACGAGGTCCCGGACGTAATCGTGGCCGCTACTTCCGAGATGCGTGCCATGATTGACCGCAACACCCGAGCCTATACTTGTATTTTGCTCTAGGTGAAGACGCCCTCCGACAGGGACTCTCCGTACTGAACACTACTTACGGGTTAGGAATAAAAGTAAGAAGCAGGAGTGTCAACGACATTATTCCTATTCTAGGAATAATCGGCTAGGATGGCGATACGGGAATAAGGCACCCCCTTCCGAGCGCCGCTAGGCTCGTTCCTCGCCAAGCTCTGCTTGCCTTCCCCTCTGAGGGGGAAGGTGGGAATCGAGTCCGTCGCGGGCCCGGAGATCCCTTTCCCCTTGAGGGGCACTATTCAGAAATGACGCTCGCAATGTGATTGTTCATCGCATCCCTCCCCTTGAGGGGAGGGCCGGAACTGATGGGTTCGATCAAGAGAAGCGTCCAAACTGAACAGCCCCCCCCTCCGACAGGCGGGTACCTAAGCTTAGCCGCGCGGCTTAGCGAAGGTAGGGTGGGGGTGTGCGATCTCGCCAGAAACCAACAAATTAGCGTGGCATTCCGCGCAGCGTGTCGCGAATTTCGGTGAGCAAGACTTCTTCCCGCGTTGGTGCAGGCGTCGTCTGGACCGGCTCCTTGGCGGCTTCGCGCTTGAGAGCGTTGATGCCCTTGACCACCATGAAGAGCACGAAGGCGATAATGGTGAACTTGACCACGGCGTTGATGAAGAGCCCGATATTGAGCGTCGCGACACCGGCGGCCTTGGCGGCGGCGACGGAAGGCACTGGCACGTTGCTGGGATTGGAGAGGACAACGAAAAGGTTGGAGAAATCGATGCCGCCGATGATGAGCCCAATCAGGGGCATGAAGATGTCGTCGACGATAGAGGACACAATGGCGCCGAAGGCCGCGCCGATGATGACGCCGATGGCCAGATCGATCATGTTGCCTTTGACGGCGAAGTCACGAAATTCCTTGAACACGCTCATGATGTTGTCCCCGCTGGATTAACCCAGAGCAGGTTTGCCAGAGTTTTGCGCAAAAGCAATGACCTTTTGGTCGGCTTGCATGCGCGCGGACGGGGGCAGATAAAGCGGGGGAACAGTTTGGCTGGAGCCGATGGTTTTTACCCAGAGCGATACGGCGAACAGCCTTCTGGCGGCGATGGATTTCATCCCGCAAGGCTTTGCGATCTTTGACGCGGGTCTGCGGCTTTCGGTTTCCAACCAGCGCTATAACGAGCTGCTGCTGCTGCCGGCGGACCTGACGCGGCCGGGATCGGCGCTGTTCGACATTGCACTGTTTCTAGCGGAACGGGGCGATTTCGGCGGGGGTGATGCGGCGCGGCTGGCGATCGAGCGGATCAACACATTGACCGCCTCGCCGACCACGGTGACGCAGCGCATGACCAGCGCTGGACAGACGCTGGAGTTTCATTCGAGCCGGTTGCCCGACGGTGGCCTTGCCATCAGCTTTTCCGACGTCACGGCGCGCGTAAAGGCCGAGCAACAGCTCGAGCAGGTGAACCAGACGCTGGAACGGCGGGTGGGCGAGCGGACGGCGCTGTTGACGCAGGTCAACCGGGAGCTCGAACTTGCGCGCGCCAAGGCGGATGCCGCCAATCACGACAAGACGCGGTTTCTGGCGGCGGCGAGCCACGACCTCTTGCAGCCGCTCAACGCCGCGCGGCTTTACACTTCGACGCTGATCGAGCGAGCGAAATCGACGGGCTTTGCGGAACTTGCCAATTCCATAGAGGCGTCGCTGACGGCAGTAGAAGACATCATGTCGGCGCTGCTCGACATTTCGCGGATCGATTCCGGGGCGCTGAAACCCCAGCCTGCGGCCATGCAGGCGCAGGACCTGCTCAAGAAAACCGAGGTGGAGTTCGCGCCGCTCGCGCGGGAGCGCTCGATTTCGCTGCGCATCGTGCCGACCCGGGCCAATGTGCTGGCGGACCGCTCGCTGGTCGGGCGCATCGTCCAGAACCTTGTTTCCAACGCGATCAAGTATACCCCAATTGGCGGCAAGGTCTTGGTTGGCCTACGGCGGCGGGGCAATC includes:
- a CDS encoding SMP-30/gluconolactonase/LRE family protein — protein: MNFGNMRLAALTLVLLASTPAWAQEETITVGEAVFPESISSTKDGDLLIGSFTGGTVYRVAKGATTAEPWITGIGPVVVGVFAHEDSAYVCSNGEFSAPQPTLKVFDLATAEETASYAFPDGGFCSDIAVSPDGTVYVSDLRFTEGDPGRILRLNGDQLEVVLADPAIRGIDGIAFLDGELIGNDLFTGALYRIDTAAEPASFEALTLSQPMSGPDGMRTTEDGSALLIVEQYGNRLVRATIDGDTAEITEIAAGLDGPAGVAQIGDKAFVVEAHFADMQAGNAASEPHMVREIALP
- a CDS encoding response regulator transcription factor is translated as MTTNNYYHAFLNRDRLVHIVDPDPHTCESLSVLFRLEGFQTVFSLDTGHFLTALDRRQPDVAVINLAIGEESGLSLLRRTKALGNGAVVVMLSNAPQLEAAVTAMKLGATDVLSKPIDSEHLLTIIRDALRKDVHLGAMQSGRRPVEVRGFAQLTPREREVLQLITNGQSNKEAGRELGISPRTIEVHRARVMEKLGAKNTADLMRIVLTS
- the mscL gene encoding large conductance mechanosensitive channel protein MscL is translated as MSVFKEFRDFAVKGNMIDLAIGVIIGAAFGAIVSSIVDDIFMPLIGLIIGGIDFSNLFVVLSNPSNVPVPSVAAAKAAGVATLNIGLFINAVVKFTIIAFVLFMVVKGINALKREAAKEPVQTTPAPTREEVLLTEIRDTLRGMPR
- a CDS encoding ATP-binding response regulator, whose product is MVFTQSDTANSLLAAMDFIPQGFAIFDAGLRLSVSNQRYNELLLLPADLTRPGSALFDIALFLAERGDFGGGDAARLAIERINTLTASPTTVTQRMTSAGQTLEFHSSRLPDGGLAISFSDVTARVKAEQQLEQVNQTLERRVGERTALLTQVNRELELARAKADAANHDKTRFLAAASHDLLQPLNAARLYTSTLIERAKSTGFAELANSIEASLTAVEDIMSALLDISRIDSGALKPQPAAMQAQDLLKKTEVEFAPLARERSISLRIVPTRANVLADRSLVGRIVQNLVSNAIKYTPIGGKVLVGLRRRGNRWRLDVIDAGIGFNKDQQRLVFAEFSRLERGARMAQGLGLGLSIVQRLVTALGLTLEVDSVEGRGSRFSLYLPAARNARVEGQKEAPLAEAGFGTLDLKVLCVDNEIAILEAMEGLLSHWGCDVRTALSLKQIDRERLLEGWYPDLVLMDYHLDQTSGLDAIEWLRHNLGGHLPAALVTADRSAAVRSLAEDRGIAVVTKPVKPAALRATISGLANQSGRSVRVG